From a region of the Corallococcus macrosporus genome:
- a CDS encoding DUF3108 domain-containing protein, which translates to MRSLSNWGFTAAVVGLMGSALAHAQEPTGTAFGPGEQAQYRVRYLGLTAGTATVTVGAPMTQWGQSVWPIVSTAKSDDLVGVYPIKSRFVSYWDAGAQRVTGSDLHSEENRKRRRQRIQLTADGTGAKVIKQKESDPPRESEHTLPQGTLDVAGATFALRGQDLAVGRSFEYPVFTGSKQFSMRATVEGRETVTTPAGARDTFRVRVHTEFGGKLESKRDMVAYLSADSHHVPVRIEADFALGTIVAELTDYKPGRVVTVARADNSDD; encoded by the coding sequence ATGCGCAGTCTGTCCAACTGGGGGTTCACGGCCGCGGTGGTGGGACTCATGGGGTCCGCGCTGGCGCATGCCCAGGAGCCCACCGGTACGGCGTTCGGCCCGGGTGAGCAGGCCCAGTACCGGGTGCGTTACCTGGGGCTGACGGCCGGCACCGCGACGGTGACGGTGGGCGCGCCCATGACGCAGTGGGGCCAGAGCGTGTGGCCCATCGTGTCCACGGCGAAGTCCGACGACCTGGTGGGCGTCTACCCCATCAAGAGCCGCTTCGTGTCGTACTGGGACGCGGGAGCGCAGCGGGTGACGGGCAGCGACCTGCACTCGGAGGAGAACCGCAAGCGCCGCCGCCAGCGCATCCAGCTCACGGCGGACGGCACCGGCGCGAAGGTCATCAAGCAGAAGGAGAGCGACCCGCCGCGCGAGTCCGAGCACACGCTGCCCCAGGGCACGCTGGACGTGGCGGGCGCGACGTTCGCGCTGCGCGGCCAGGACCTGGCCGTGGGCCGCTCCTTCGAGTACCCGGTGTTCACCGGCAGCAAGCAGTTCTCCATGCGCGCCACGGTGGAGGGCCGCGAGACGGTCACCACGCCCGCGGGCGCGCGAGACACCTTCCGCGTGCGCGTGCACACCGAGTTCGGCGGCAAGCTGGAGTCCAAGCGCGACATGGTCGCGTACCTCAGCGCGGATTCGCACCACGTGCCGGTGCGCATCGAAGCGGACTTCGCGCTGGGCACCATCGTGGCGGAGCTCACCGACTACAAGCCGGGCCGCGTGGTGACGGTGGCCCGGGCGGACAACTCGGACGACTGA
- a CDS encoding DUF507 family protein — translation MRLYPKVIPIISREAIQQLMQDGDIEVEPMRVADAEMDLSAIMREYLANEERVNQATREALERRGYDYSKFNQVKREMADVRGFKMGDEGIEYVINQMIEFLLISRNVEEVYSPDNVLRQKMFQGMKKHLDVDDEIDKEARSRLKHLQEGTSAFDIEYNKTVEQIRRARGLI, via the coding sequence ATGAGGCTGTATCCGAAGGTGATCCCGATCATCTCGCGCGAGGCCATTCAGCAGCTCATGCAGGACGGGGACATCGAGGTGGAGCCGATGCGCGTGGCCGACGCCGAGATGGATCTCTCCGCCATCATGCGCGAGTACCTCGCCAACGAAGAGCGTGTGAACCAGGCGACGCGCGAGGCCCTGGAGCGTCGGGGATATGACTACTCCAAGTTCAACCAGGTGAAGCGCGAGATGGCGGACGTGCGCGGCTTCAAGATGGGGGACGAGGGCATCGAGTACGTCATCAACCAGATGATTGAGTTCCTCCTCATCAGCCGGAACGTCGAGGAGGTCTACTCGCCCGACAACGTGCTGCGTCAGAAGATGTTCCAGGGGATGAAGAAGCACCTGGACGTCGACGATGAGATCGACAAGGAGGCCCGCTCGCGGCTGAAGCACCTGCAGGAGGGCACGAGCGCCTTCGACATCGAGTACAACAAGACGGTCGAGCAGATCCGCCGCGCCCGCGGTCTGATTTAG
- a CDS encoding DUF3108 domain-containing protein → MNAMRNLVAACLAFSALSAIPGQAQEARPALPLRSVLSPNTKVPAEDAPADAAKPADSAENTGDATAAAAPNEPVVAVKPCDQGLPTLRPTLAFKPGELLEFDMDAMGANAGKLTMRVQRPANGSLPVVVEAQTNTLFSKVRRVRGSATSYLHPKTLRPSRYTEEAVENEQRRKVNVAFGAQDKSVKVDYQIGDRPKGHFDYAFDKDGLDVAGAIYLIRQLPLKKDLPVCFDVYGIRRMWRMTATVVEREHVSLPLGEFDAWHLAGTAVRLDRPSQTRDVHVWITDDERRLPLAAVGAIDLGAVRLTLSGVKRPGEKPMEAQGKEDLKW, encoded by the coding sequence ATGAACGCCATGCGCAACCTCGTCGCGGCCTGCCTCGCCTTCAGCGCTCTCAGCGCCATCCCGGGTCAGGCCCAGGAGGCCCGGCCCGCCCTCCCGCTCCGGTCCGTCCTGAGCCCCAACACGAAGGTGCCCGCGGAGGACGCGCCCGCTGACGCCGCGAAGCCTGCGGACTCCGCGGAGAACACCGGCGACGCGACCGCCGCCGCCGCGCCCAACGAGCCCGTCGTCGCGGTGAAGCCGTGCGACCAGGGACTGCCCACGCTGCGCCCGACGCTGGCGTTCAAGCCGGGGGAGTTGCTCGAGTTCGACATGGACGCGATGGGCGCCAACGCGGGCAAGCTCACCATGCGCGTGCAGCGTCCGGCGAACGGCTCGCTGCCGGTGGTGGTGGAGGCGCAGACGAACACGCTGTTCTCCAAGGTGCGCCGCGTGCGCGGCAGCGCGACCAGCTACCTGCACCCGAAGACGCTGCGCCCCTCGCGCTACACCGAGGAGGCCGTGGAGAACGAGCAGCGCCGCAAGGTGAACGTGGCCTTCGGCGCGCAGGACAAGAGCGTCAAGGTGGACTACCAGATTGGTGACCGCCCCAAGGGCCACTTCGACTACGCGTTCGACAAGGACGGCCTGGACGTCGCGGGCGCCATCTACCTCATCCGCCAGCTGCCGCTGAAGAAGGACCTGCCGGTCTGCTTCGACGTGTACGGCATCCGCCGCATGTGGCGCATGACGGCCACCGTGGTGGAGCGCGAGCACGTGTCGCTGCCCCTGGGCGAGTTCGACGCCTGGCACCTGGCCGGCACCGCCGTGCGCCTGGACCGGCCGTCGCAGACGCGCGACGTGCACGTGTGGATCACCGACGACGAGCGCCGCCTCCCGCTGGCCGCCGTGGGCGCCATCGACCTGGGCGCCGTGCGCCTCACCCTGTCCGGCGTGAAGCGCCCTGGTGAAAAGCCCATGGAGGCCCAGGGCAAGGAAGACCTCAAGTGGTGA
- the uvrC gene encoding excinuclease ABC subunit UvrC, with protein MDIRLQEKLDALPTEPGVYLMKDKRGTIIYVGKAVNLRSRVRSYFNRSGDTRVFVSLLDTMLGDLETVLVHNEKEALLLENELIKKHKPRFNVLLKDDKQFISLRLDRTQPFPRLEVVRKYEKDGARYFGPYSSAGAIRETLRLINRFFRLRTCTDHVLANRKRPCLLYQIGRCPAPCVHPVSPEDYRKSVDEVAMFLEGKAGQLIEGLRLRMKRAAVELKFEEAARVRDQLLAIERSLERQKVATTDFKDQDVFALYREGDRILFYVLHVRQGRLNGGQAFPFGSQEFPDDELLASFVNLYYDQGGFVPEEVLLPLEPGDGTDGLEALLTERKGERVRVFVPKRGEKHELVNMAVKNAEQAFIERKRTKDETDTVLSRLQSKLGLRNFPRRMECYDISHFQSSSIVASQVAVTDGETDKSRYRKYKIKSVEKQDDFASMYEVITRRLKRGLEDNDLPDLLVIDGGKGQLASAHAAMKDLGVEGVDVVGLAKSRDQEVFDRDAESAKSPERVFVLGRKDPIVLPQNSAEMFMLTRMRDEAHRFAITFQGKSMRKSAMRSALEDIPGVGEGRRKMLLRHFGSLKRVGDASIEELTEVVGPAMAERVHAGLHGDPEDDSEDPVREASLDDASEPVHEKADGGSPPGAA; from the coding sequence ATGGACATCCGGCTGCAGGAGAAGCTGGACGCGCTGCCCACCGAGCCCGGCGTGTACCTGATGAAGGACAAGCGCGGGACCATCATCTACGTGGGCAAGGCGGTGAACCTGCGCAGCCGCGTGCGCAGCTACTTCAACCGCTCCGGGGACACCCGCGTCTTCGTGTCCCTGCTGGACACGATGCTGGGCGACCTGGAGACGGTGCTCGTCCACAACGAGAAGGAGGCCCTGCTCCTTGAGAACGAGCTGATCAAGAAGCACAAGCCGCGCTTCAACGTCCTGCTCAAGGACGACAAGCAGTTCATCTCCCTGCGCCTGGACCGCACCCAGCCGTTCCCCCGGCTGGAGGTGGTGCGCAAGTACGAGAAGGACGGCGCGCGCTACTTCGGCCCGTACTCCAGCGCGGGCGCCATCCGCGAAACGCTGCGCCTCATCAACCGCTTCTTCCGCCTGCGCACCTGCACGGACCACGTGCTCGCCAACCGCAAGCGGCCGTGCCTGCTGTATCAAATCGGACGGTGCCCCGCGCCCTGCGTCCATCCGGTGTCCCCGGAGGACTACCGCAAGAGCGTGGACGAAGTGGCCATGTTCCTGGAGGGCAAGGCGGGGCAGCTCATCGAGGGCCTGCGCCTGCGCATGAAGCGCGCGGCGGTGGAGCTGAAGTTCGAGGAGGCCGCCCGCGTGCGCGACCAGTTGCTCGCCATCGAGCGCAGCCTGGAGCGCCAGAAGGTGGCCACCACCGACTTCAAGGACCAGGACGTCTTCGCCCTGTACCGCGAGGGCGACCGCATCCTGTTCTACGTGCTGCACGTGCGGCAGGGCCGGCTCAACGGCGGCCAGGCCTTCCCCTTCGGCAGCCAGGAGTTCCCGGACGACGAGCTGCTCGCCTCGTTCGTGAACCTCTACTACGACCAGGGCGGCTTCGTGCCGGAGGAGGTCCTCCTGCCCCTGGAGCCCGGCGACGGCACCGACGGCCTGGAGGCCCTGCTCACGGAGCGCAAGGGCGAGCGCGTGCGCGTCTTCGTCCCCAAGCGCGGGGAGAAGCATGAGCTGGTGAACATGGCGGTGAAGAACGCGGAGCAGGCGTTCATCGAGCGCAAGCGCACCAAGGACGAGACGGACACCGTCCTGTCACGGCTCCAGTCCAAGCTGGGCCTGCGCAACTTCCCGCGCCGCATGGAGTGCTACGACATCTCCCACTTCCAGAGCTCCTCCATCGTGGCGTCGCAGGTGGCCGTCACGGACGGGGAGACGGACAAGTCGCGCTACCGCAAATACAAGATCAAGTCCGTGGAGAAGCAGGACGACTTCGCCAGCATGTACGAGGTCATCACCCGCCGGCTCAAGCGCGGGCTGGAGGACAACGACCTGCCGGACCTGCTCGTCATCGACGGTGGCAAGGGCCAGCTCGCCAGCGCCCACGCGGCCATGAAGGACCTGGGCGTGGAGGGCGTGGACGTGGTGGGCCTGGCCAAGAGCCGCGATCAGGAGGTCTTCGACCGCGACGCGGAGAGCGCGAAGAGCCCCGAGCGCGTGTTCGTGCTGGGCCGCAAGGACCCCATCGTCCTGCCCCAGAACTCGGCGGAAATGTTCATGCTCACTCGCATGCGGGATGAGGCCCACCGCTTCGCCATCACCTTCCAGGGCAAGTCCATGCGCAAGAGCGCCATGCGTTCAGCGCTGGAGGACATTCCCGGCGTGGGTGAAGGAAGGCGGAAGATGTTGCTGCGCCACTTCGGTTCTCTCAAGCGGGTGGGTGACGCCAGCATCGAGGAGCTGACCGAGGTCGTGGGCCCGGCGATGGCCGAGCGCGTCCACGCGGGCCTGCACGGCGACCCCGAGGACGACTCCGAGGACCCCGTGCGCGAAGCCTCCCTGGATGACGCTTCCGAACCCGTGCACGAAAAAGCGGATGGAGGGTCGCCACCCGGTGCGGCATGA
- a CDS encoding DUF4091 domain-containing protein: MGVGWAWAVAAALSAAPGGVQVVSPLVKVRPDATPKGAKEARLSAARGECEGTQLVLPPGVTRVTMQPLALKGPGAPLTVDAFREVFIDVKTPSNGEGKTGPWPDALVPLSAPGNPKHPTVVYVEVCVPAKQAPGTYTGSLSAAVDGKDLPAVPFTLEVQPFELPATSSLPNSFGISLYSIAKGHGIPAESPEAKALLRAYGKALLEHRVSAHGMSMDPPPVKFQDGRAVLDWTAYDAEMGPFLDGSVLPSGARFTTADVRDNRKASTDAEKTAYYRAFQKHFEDKGWKAQLFFYAKDEPKAEDVPLVKAQAKRVRDAGGTIPVLVTTALNPAFQGSVDILTPIINCFYPREGPQTCHFVANTATARSRLPPRAKVWWYQSCMAHGCTGGPPPDKALDKAYSDWASYMVDHPAPLNRAMGPLAFESGVDGELYFDTVFAYNTKKDVWTDLFEFGGNGDGTLFYPGTPAKLGGTEHQPVVSLRLKHIRDGLEDYEYLRLLTSLGDGAFARTAAKRLAKSGYEISRDPAEWEAVRKEVTERIVKRQAAEEAKRSGRRTSGGTP; the protein is encoded by the coding sequence ATGGGCGTGGGTTGGGCATGGGCAGTGGCGGCGGCTCTCTCCGCCGCGCCGGGCGGCGTGCAGGTGGTGTCGCCGCTGGTGAAGGTGCGGCCGGACGCGACGCCGAAGGGCGCGAAGGAGGCCCGCCTCAGCGCGGCCCGGGGCGAGTGTGAAGGCACGCAGCTGGTGCTGCCCCCGGGCGTGACGCGCGTGACGATGCAGCCCCTGGCCCTCAAGGGGCCGGGCGCGCCACTCACCGTGGACGCGTTCCGCGAGGTCTTCATCGACGTGAAGACGCCCTCCAACGGCGAGGGCAAGACGGGGCCGTGGCCCGACGCGCTGGTGCCCCTGTCGGCGCCCGGCAATCCCAAGCACCCGACGGTCGTCTACGTGGAGGTCTGCGTCCCCGCGAAGCAGGCCCCCGGCACCTATACGGGCAGCCTGAGCGCGGCGGTGGACGGCAAGGACCTGCCGGCCGTGCCGTTCACGCTGGAGGTGCAGCCCTTCGAGCTGCCCGCGACGTCGTCCCTGCCCAACAGCTTCGGCATCTCGCTGTACAGCATCGCGAAGGGGCACGGCATCCCGGCGGAGTCGCCGGAGGCGAAGGCGCTCCTGCGCGCGTACGGCAAGGCGCTGCTGGAGCACCGCGTGAGCGCGCACGGCATGAGCATGGATCCGCCGCCGGTGAAGTTCCAGGACGGCCGCGCGGTGCTGGACTGGACCGCGTACGACGCGGAGATGGGGCCCTTCCTGGACGGAAGCGTGCTGCCCTCGGGCGCGCGCTTCACCACGGCCGACGTGCGCGACAACCGCAAGGCCTCCACGGACGCGGAGAAGACGGCGTACTACCGCGCCTTCCAGAAGCACTTCGAGGACAAGGGCTGGAAGGCGCAGCTCTTCTTCTACGCCAAGGACGAGCCGAAGGCGGAGGACGTGCCGCTGGTGAAGGCGCAGGCGAAGCGCGTGCGCGACGCGGGCGGCACCATCCCCGTGCTCGTCACCACGGCGCTGAACCCCGCGTTCCAGGGGTCGGTGGACATCCTCACGCCCATCATCAACTGCTTCTATCCACGCGAGGGGCCGCAGACGTGCCACTTCGTGGCGAACACCGCGACCGCGCGCTCCCGGCTGCCGCCCCGCGCGAAGGTGTGGTGGTACCAGAGCTGTATGGCGCACGGCTGCACGGGCGGGCCGCCGCCGGACAAGGCGCTGGACAAGGCGTACAGCGACTGGGCCTCGTACATGGTGGACCACCCCGCCCCGCTCAACCGCGCCATGGGCCCGCTGGCCTTCGAGAGCGGCGTGGACGGTGAGCTCTATTTCGACACCGTCTTCGCCTACAACACGAAGAAGGATGTCTGGACGGACCTCTTCGAGTTCGGCGGCAACGGCGACGGCACGCTCTTCTACCCGGGCACGCCCGCGAAGCTGGGCGGCACGGAGCACCAGCCCGTGGTGTCCCTGCGGCTGAAACACATCCGCGACGGCCTGGAGGACTACGAATACCTGCGCCTGCTCACGTCGCTGGGGGATGGCGCCTTCGCCCGGACGGCGGCGAAGCGGCTGGCGAAGTCCGGGTACGAAATCTCCCGGGACCCGGCGGAGTGGGAAGCGGTGCGCAAGGAAGTGACCGAGCGCATCGTGAAGCGGCAGGCGGCTGAAGAAGCGAAGCGCTCCGGACGTCGGACTTCCGGGGGTACCCCGTAG